In a genomic window of Lycium ferocissimum isolate CSIRO_LF1 chromosome 9, AGI_CSIRO_Lferr_CH_V1, whole genome shotgun sequence:
- the LOC132031072 gene encoding UDP-arabinose 4-epimerase 1-like isoform X2, giving the protein MDFVVVSKRKSNITRKLLLAAGITAICFLIFRTSPGFSSFMKFAQHEPGVTHVLVTGGAGFIGSHATLRLLKDSYRVTILDNLSRGNVGAVKVLQELFPEPGRLQFIYADLGDAVAVNKIFKRNAFDAVMHFAAVAYVGESTQEPLRYYHNITSNTLLLVKAMATHGVKTLIYSSTCATYGEPKKMPITEAPINPYGKAKKMAEDIILDFSKTSDIAVMILRYFNVIGSDPEGRLGEAPPPELREQGRISGACFDVARGIIPGLKIRGVDYNTPDGTCIRDYIDVTDLIDAHVKALEQARPSKVGIYNVGTGKGSSVKQFVEACKRATGVDIKIEYLSRRPGDYAEVYSDPSKIRRELNWIARYTLEESLAIAWRWQKAHRNGYN; this is encoded by the exons ATGGATTTTGTGGTGGTGTCCAAGAGAAAGAGCAACATTACTAGGAAACTGCTCTTGGCTGCTGGCATTACTGCAATTTGCTTCCTTATATTCAGAACATCACCTGGCTTTAGTAGTTTCATGAAG TTTGCTCAACATGAACCTGGTGTAACTCATGTCTTAGTTACCGGAGGTGCTGGCTTCATAGGTTCTCATGCTACCCTTCGACTCCTGAAGGATTCATACCGTGTAACTATATTG GACAACCTTTCGCGTGGAAACGTGGGCGCTGTAAAAGTTCTCCAGGAATTGTTTCCTGAGCCAGGACGACTTCAGTTTATTTATGCTGATTTAGGAGATGCAGTAGCT GTTAACAAGATATTTAAACGAAATGCGTTTGATGCTGTGATGCATTTTGCAGCTGTCGCATATGTTGGAGAAAGTACACAAGAGCCTCTTAG GTACTATCACAATATTACATCAAATACATTGCTACTAGTTAAGGCAATGGCAACACATGGTGTAAAGACATTAATCTATTCGAGTACCTGCGCCACGTATGGGGAGCCTAAGAAAATGCCTATTACAGAA GCACCGATAAATCCGTATGGCAAAGCGAAGAAAATGGCTGAAGATATCATACTAGACTTCTCAAAAACTTCTGATATTGCTGTCATGATATTAAG GTATTTCAATGTAATTGGCTCCGACCCTGAAGGAAGATTAGGAGAAGCTCCTCCACCAGAATTGCGCGAACAAGGTCGTATATCTGGTGCTTGTTTTGATGTAGCCAGGGGAATAATTCCAGGGCTAAAG ATAAGAGGAGTAGATTACAACACACCTGATGGAACTTGTATACGAGACTACATCGATGTGACCGACCTAATCGACGCTCATGTAAAAGCGTTAGAGCAAGCAAGACCTAGCAAAGTTGGTATTTACAACGTCGGGACAGGAAAAG GTAGTTCAGTGAAACAATTCGTCGAAGCTTGTAAAAGGGCTACCGGAGTTGACATAAAGATTGAATACCTCAGTCGACGTCCAGGAGATTATGCTGAAGTTTATAGTGATCCTTCTAAAATTAGGCGCGAATTGAATTGGATAGCGAGATACACGCTTGAAGAGAGCTTAGCAATAGCATGGAGATGGCAGAAGGCACACAGAAATGGTTACAACTAG
- the LOC132031071 gene encoding pentatricopeptide repeat-containing protein At1g71420 isoform X2 → MLHHKQIPTINFFLRLFTTVNHPATFEFNFSLQRLRVHPTHHHLEQLLSSFFAIPTPLSSQTYATLFHACARLNRLDIGKNLHNHMLSHDVITATTTYPVKFQKVMSGDSYVYADLTPTLRGRQAARELYMINHLVNMYAKCGDLKCAHHVFDEMLERNVVSWTSLISGYAQYGKIDQCFRLFSNMLAHCRPNDFAYASVLSVCDGSRGKQVHALAIKTGFDTCVYVGNALIAMYSRNSSMGVNHSEAWKVFNDMEFHNLVSWNTVIALFQMCGQGDKAMRFFSVMHRDGLGFDRATLVSVLSSFLGMDEIDFSWGLQSCFQLHCVTVKTGLILDVGIVTALVKAYSILRGEVSDCYKLFLETNGCQDLVLWTEIIVAFSERDPEKAILLFGQLHREGLSLDSYAFSIALKACAGLVTDRNALMVHCEVIKSGYVDVVVLGNALIHAYARCGSISQANQVFEEMRYRDIVSWNSMLKAYALHGKANEALGLFGKMDVKSDATTFVALLSACSHAGMVEEGIQIFDSMFEKHDYVVWSAFLGACRKHRESGLAHIAASRLKDLDPGNSLGYVLMSNVYCSAHSFNEAGHLRKQMRRLGVTKQPGLSWTEVGGLVHEFASGGLQHPDRKAIYTKLEDFVKELKHIGYIPETTSSLHDIEEEQKEEQLYYHSEKLALIYALLDASRSPSSCSAIKIIKNIRICLDCHNFMKLSSKLIEREIVVRDSNRFHHFKNGACSCNDYW, encoded by the exons ATGTTACACCATAAACAAATCCCAACCATCAATTTCTTCCTTCGACTATTCACAACCGTTAATCATCCCGCCACATTCGAATTCAATTTTTCCCTCCAAAGGCTGCGCGTGCATCCCACACACCATCACTTAGAACAactcctctcttctttcttcgcTATTCCAACACCTCTTTCTTCACAAACATACGCCACGCTATTCCACGCGTGTGCCCGCCTCAATCGCCTCGATATTGGCAAAAATCTCCACAACCACATGCTTTCACATGACGTAAttacagcaacaacaacatacccagtgaaatttCAGAAAGTGATGTCTGGGGATAGTTatgtgtacgcagaccttacccctaccttgagaGGTAGGCAGGCAGCTCGAGAACTTTATATGATTAATCATCTTGTTAACATGTACGCGAAATGTGGTGATCTTAAATGTGCTCACCATGTGTTTGATGAAATGCTGGAAAGAAATGTTGTTTCTTGGACTTCTCTTATTTCGGGCTACGCTCAATATGGAAAGATTGATCAATGTTTTCGCTTGTTTTCCAACATGTTAGCTCATTGTAGGCCTAATGATTTTGCTTATGCTAGTGTTCTTTCTGTGTGTGATGGATCGCGTGGTAAGCAAGTGCATGCACTTGCGATTAAAACAGGTTTTGATACGTGTGTTTATGTGGGTAATGCTTTGATTGCAATGTACTCGAGAAATAGCTCAATGGGTGTTAACCATAGTGAGGCTTGGAAGGTTTTCAATGATATGGAATTCCATAATCTTGTTTCGTGGAATACGGTAATAGCATTGTTTCAAATGTGTGGACAAGGTGATAAGGCGATGAGGTTTTTCTCCGTAATGCATCGTGATGGTTTGGGGTTTGATCGTGCCACTCTTGTTAGTgtactttcttctttcttaggaatggatgaaattgatttttcctgGGGTCTTCAAAGTTGCTTCCAGTTGCATTGTGTTACTGTGAAAACCGGGCTTATACTAGATGTTGGGATTGTTACTGCTTTGGTGAAAGCTTATTCAATTCTTCGAGGAGAGGTTAGTGATTGTTATAAATTATTTCTGGAAACAAATGGATGTCAAGATCTCGTGTTGTGGACTGAAATAATTGTGGCGTTTTCAGAAAGAGATCCTGAGAAAGCTATTCTCCTTTTTGGTCAGTTGCACCGAGAGGGGTTAAGTCTAGATAGTTATGCTTTTTCTATTGCACTGAAAGCTTGTGCAGGACTCGTGACAGATAGAAATGCCTTGATGGTGCACTGTGAAGTGATTAAATCTGGTtatgtggatgttgtagtgctTGGAAATGCATTAATTCATGCATATGCAAGGTGTGGCTCAATATCTCAGGCCAATCAGGTTTTCGAGGAGATGAGATACAGAGATATAGTGTCATGGAATTCGATGTTGAAGGCTTATGCATTGCATGGCAAAGCAAATGAAGCATTGGGTCTTTTTGGTAAAATGGATGTGAAATCTGATGCGACCACTTTTGTTGCTCTGCTCTCAGCTTGCAGCCATGCTGGAATGGTGGAAGAAGGGATTCAAATTTTCGATTCTATGTTTGAAAAACACG ATTATGTGGTGTGGAGTGCATTTCTTGGAGCATGCCGCAAACATCGTGAATCTGGGCTGGCCCACATAGCCGCATCTAGGTTGAAGGATTTAGATCCAGGAAATTCATTAGGATATGTACTCATGTCAAATGTGTACTGCTCAGCCCATAGCTTCAATGAAGCAGGTCATCttaggaagcaaatgagaaggCTCGGTGTTACAAAGCAGCCCGGATTGAGCTGGACAGAAGTTGGGGGTTTGGTGCATGAGTTTGCTTCTGGAGGCCTGCAACATCCAGACAGGAAAGCTATATATACTAAGCTGGAGGACTTTGTGAAAGAACTCAAACATATTGGTTACATTCCCGAGACAACTTCATCTTTACATGACATTGAAGAAGAACAGAAAGAAGAGCAATTATATTATCACAGTGAGAAGCTTGCACTGATATATGCTTTGCTAGATGCTAGTAGATCTCCTTCCAGCTGCTCTGCCATTAAGATTATAAAGAACATCCGTATTTGTTTGGACTGCCACAACTTTATGAAGTTATCATCAAAGCTAATAGAGAGGGAAATTGTTGTGAGAGATTCAAACCGTTTCCATCATTTTAAGAATGGGGCCTGCTCTTGCAATGATTACTGGTAG
- the LOC132031072 gene encoding UDP-arabinose 4-epimerase 1-like isoform X1, translated as MDFVVVSKRKSNITRKLLLAAGITAICFLIFRTSPGFSSFMKFAQHEPGVTHVLVTGGAGFIGSHATLRLLKDSYRVTILDNLSRGNVGAVKVLQELFPEPGRLQFIYADLGDAVAVNKIFKRNAFDAVMHFAAVAYVGESTQEPLRYYHNITSNTLLLVKAMATHGVKTLIYSSTCATYGEPKKMPITEVTPQAPINPYGKAKKMAEDIILDFSKTSDIAVMILRYFNVIGSDPEGRLGEAPPPELREQGRISGACFDVARGIIPGLKIRGVDYNTPDGTCIRDYIDVTDLIDAHVKALEQARPSKVGIYNVGTGKGSSVKQFVEACKRATGVDIKIEYLSRRPGDYAEVYSDPSKIRRELNWIARYTLEESLAIAWRWQKAHRNGYN; from the exons ATGGATTTTGTGGTGGTGTCCAAGAGAAAGAGCAACATTACTAGGAAACTGCTCTTGGCTGCTGGCATTACTGCAATTTGCTTCCTTATATTCAGAACATCACCTGGCTTTAGTAGTTTCATGAAG TTTGCTCAACATGAACCTGGTGTAACTCATGTCTTAGTTACCGGAGGTGCTGGCTTCATAGGTTCTCATGCTACCCTTCGACTCCTGAAGGATTCATACCGTGTAACTATATTG GACAACCTTTCGCGTGGAAACGTGGGCGCTGTAAAAGTTCTCCAGGAATTGTTTCCTGAGCCAGGACGACTTCAGTTTATTTATGCTGATTTAGGAGATGCAGTAGCT GTTAACAAGATATTTAAACGAAATGCGTTTGATGCTGTGATGCATTTTGCAGCTGTCGCATATGTTGGAGAAAGTACACAAGAGCCTCTTAG GTACTATCACAATATTACATCAAATACATTGCTACTAGTTAAGGCAATGGCAACACATGGTGTAAAGACATTAATCTATTCGAGTACCTGCGCCACGTATGGGGAGCCTAAGAAAATGCCTATTACAGAAGTAACCCCACAA GCACCGATAAATCCGTATGGCAAAGCGAAGAAAATGGCTGAAGATATCATACTAGACTTCTCAAAAACTTCTGATATTGCTGTCATGATATTAAG GTATTTCAATGTAATTGGCTCCGACCCTGAAGGAAGATTAGGAGAAGCTCCTCCACCAGAATTGCGCGAACAAGGTCGTATATCTGGTGCTTGTTTTGATGTAGCCAGGGGAATAATTCCAGGGCTAAAG ATAAGAGGAGTAGATTACAACACACCTGATGGAACTTGTATACGAGACTACATCGATGTGACCGACCTAATCGACGCTCATGTAAAAGCGTTAGAGCAAGCAAGACCTAGCAAAGTTGGTATTTACAACGTCGGGACAGGAAAAG GTAGTTCAGTGAAACAATTCGTCGAAGCTTGTAAAAGGGCTACCGGAGTTGACATAAAGATTGAATACCTCAGTCGACGTCCAGGAGATTATGCTGAAGTTTATAGTGATCCTTCTAAAATTAGGCGCGAATTGAATTGGATAGCGAGATACACGCTTGAAGAGAGCTTAGCAATAGCATGGAGATGGCAGAAGGCACACAGAAATGGTTACAACTAG
- the LOC132031078 gene encoding 1-aminocyclopropane-1-carboxylate oxidase homolog — MAAPNTQQNDASFQKDYDKQSELKAFDDTKAGVKGLIDAGITKVPQIFIHPEALEKKTSINPNKTHFTFPLIDLHNINKNPINHKEIVKQIQEASETWGFFQVINHGVPVSVLDEMLRGARRFHEQGVDIKKPYYSRDVARKVMYNCNFDLFSHKALAANWRDSLYSVMAPNPAMPEELPETCREITIEYSDHVTKLGYTLLELLSEGLGLKPNHLKEMGCAEGLGILCNYYPSCPQPELAIGSSKHADNDFFTVLLQDDIGGLQVFHENQWVDVPPTHGALIINIGDILQLISNDKYKSIEHRVLANKIGPRISVGSFFSTGPFTSSRIYGPIEELLSKDNPPKYRATTMKDFFEYSSKKGLDGNSNLSHYKII, encoded by the exons ATGGCTGCCCCCAATACACAACAAAATGATGCTTCTTTCCAAAAAGACTATGACAAACAGAGTGAACTAAAAGCCTTTGATGACACAAAAGCTGGAGTCAAAGGTCTTATTGATGCTGGAATTACAAAAGTACCTCAAATATTCATCCATCCAGAagccttagaaaaaaaaacctcAATAAATCCCAATAAAACACATTTCACTTTCCCATTAATAGACctccacaacatcaacaaaaatcCAATCAACCACAAAGAAATAGTCAaacaaattcaagaagcatcAGAGACATGGGGTTTCTTCCAAGTGATCAATCATGGTGTTCCAGTGTCAGTCCTCGACGAAATGTTGCGTGGGGCACGACGTTTTCACGAGCAAGGTGTCGATATCAAGAAGCCATACTACAGTCGAGATGTTGCGAGGAAGGTGATGTACAATTGCAATTTTGATCTGTTTAGTCATAAAGCTCTTGCAGCAAATTGGAGAGACTCGCTTTATTCTGTTATGGCTCCTAATCCTGCTATGCCTGAGGAATTACCTGAGACTTGCAG GGAAATTACAATTGAATACTCAGATCATGTGACGAAATTGGGATACACATTGCTTGAATTATTATCAGAGGGTCTTGGTCTCAAACCTAACCATCTCAAAGAAATGGGCTGTGCTGAGGGACTAGGCATTTTGTGCAATTACTACCCTTCATGCCCACAACCAGAACTTGCAATTGGCTCAAGTAAACATGCTGATAATGATTTTTTCACAGTGCTCTTGCAAGATGATATTGGTGGACTTCAAGTTTTTCATGAGAATCAATGGGTCGATGTTCCTCCTACTCATGGAGCTTTAATTATCAACATTGGAGACATTCTTCAG ctTATATCAAATGATAAGTACAAAAGCATAGAGCACAGAGTATTGGCAAATAAAATTGGTCCAAGAATATCAGTAGGAAGCTTCTTCAGCACAGGGCCATTCACATCTTCAAGGATTTATGGACCAATTGAGGAGTTATTATCAAAAGACAATCCTCCAAAGTATAGAGCAACTACAATGAAGGACTTCTTTGAATACTCCAGCAAAAAAGGACTTGATGGCAATTCTAATTTGTCTCACTACAAAATAATCTGA
- the LOC132031072 gene encoding UDP-arabinose 4-epimerase 1-like isoform X3 has protein sequence MLLGLFKTADRCLSDPPKLVHFWRIFYRYYHNITSNTLLLVKAMATHGVKTLIYSSTCATYGEPKKMPITEVTPQAPINPYGKAKKMAEDIILDFSKTSDIAVMILRYFNVIGSDPEGRLGEAPPPELREQGRISGACFDVARGIIPGLKIRGVDYNTPDGTCIRDYIDVTDLIDAHVKALEQARPSKVGIYNVGTGKGSSVKQFVEACKRATGVDIKIEYLSRRPGDYAEVYSDPSKIRRELNWIARYTLEESLAIAWRWQKAHRNGYN, from the exons atgttgctcggactctttaAAACCGCTGACAGGTGCCTGTCAGATCCTCCAAAgttagtgcatttttggagga TATTTTACAGGTACTATCACAATATTACATCAAATACATTGCTACTAGTTAAGGCAATGGCAACACATGGTGTAAAGACATTAATCTATTCGAGTACCTGCGCCACGTATGGGGAGCCTAAGAAAATGCCTATTACAGAAGTAACCCCACAA GCACCGATAAATCCGTATGGCAAAGCGAAGAAAATGGCTGAAGATATCATACTAGACTTCTCAAAAACTTCTGATATTGCTGTCATGATATTAAG GTATTTCAATGTAATTGGCTCCGACCCTGAAGGAAGATTAGGAGAAGCTCCTCCACCAGAATTGCGCGAACAAGGTCGTATATCTGGTGCTTGTTTTGATGTAGCCAGGGGAATAATTCCAGGGCTAAAG ATAAGAGGAGTAGATTACAACACACCTGATGGAACTTGTATACGAGACTACATCGATGTGACCGACCTAATCGACGCTCATGTAAAAGCGTTAGAGCAAGCAAGACCTAGCAAAGTTGGTATTTACAACGTCGGGACAGGAAAAG GTAGTTCAGTGAAACAATTCGTCGAAGCTTGTAAAAGGGCTACCGGAGTTGACATAAAGATTGAATACCTCAGTCGACGTCCAGGAGATTATGCTGAAGTTTATAGTGATCCTTCTAAAATTAGGCGCGAATTGAATTGGATAGCGAGATACACGCTTGAAGAGAGCTTAGCAATAGCATGGAGATGGCAGAAGGCACACAGAAATGGTTACAACTAG
- the LOC132031071 gene encoding pentatricopeptide repeat-containing protein At1g71420 isoform X1: protein MLHHKQIPTINFFLRLFTTVNHPATFEFNFSLQRLRVHPTHHHLEQLLSSFFAIPTPLSSQTYATLFHACARLNRLDIGKNLHNHMLSHDVITATTTYPVKFQKVMSGDSYVYADLTPTLRGRQAARELYMINHLVNMYAKCGDLKCAHHVFDEMLERNVVSWTSLISGYAQYGKIDQCFRLFSNMLAHCRPNDFAYASVLSVCDGSRGKQVHALAIKTGFDTCVYVGNALIAMYSRNSSMGVNHSEAWKVFNDMEFHNLVSWNTVIALFQMCGQGDKAMRFFSVMHRDGLGFDRATLVSVLSSFLGMDEIDFSWGLQSCFQLHCVTVKTGLILDVGIVTALVKAYSILRGEVSDCYKLFLETNGCQDLVLWTEIIVAFSERDPEKAILLFGQLHREGLSLDSYAFSIALKACAGLVTDRNALMVHCEVIKSGYVDVVVLGNALIHAYARCGSISQANQVFEEMRYRDIVSWNSMLKAYALHGKANEALGLFGKMDVKSDATTFVALLSACSHAGMVEEGIQIFDSMFEKHGIVPQLDHYACIIDIVGRAGHIFQAEKIIKEMPMQPDYVVWSAFLGACRKHRESGLAHIAASRLKDLDPGNSLGYVLMSNVYCSAHSFNEAGHLRKQMRRLGVTKQPGLSWTEVGGLVHEFASGGLQHPDRKAIYTKLEDFVKELKHIGYIPETTSSLHDIEEEQKEEQLYYHSEKLALIYALLDASRSPSSCSAIKIIKNIRICLDCHNFMKLSSKLIEREIVVRDSNRFHHFKNGACSCNDYW, encoded by the coding sequence ATGTTACACCATAAACAAATCCCAACCATCAATTTCTTCCTTCGACTATTCACAACCGTTAATCATCCCGCCACATTCGAATTCAATTTTTCCCTCCAAAGGCTGCGCGTGCATCCCACACACCATCACTTAGAACAactcctctcttctttcttcgcTATTCCAACACCTCTTTCTTCACAAACATACGCCACGCTATTCCACGCGTGTGCCCGCCTCAATCGCCTCGATATTGGCAAAAATCTCCACAACCACATGCTTTCACATGACGTAAttacagcaacaacaacatacccagtgaaatttCAGAAAGTGATGTCTGGGGATAGTTatgtgtacgcagaccttacccctaccttgagaGGTAGGCAGGCAGCTCGAGAACTTTATATGATTAATCATCTTGTTAACATGTACGCGAAATGTGGTGATCTTAAATGTGCTCACCATGTGTTTGATGAAATGCTGGAAAGAAATGTTGTTTCTTGGACTTCTCTTATTTCGGGCTACGCTCAATATGGAAAGATTGATCAATGTTTTCGCTTGTTTTCCAACATGTTAGCTCATTGTAGGCCTAATGATTTTGCTTATGCTAGTGTTCTTTCTGTGTGTGATGGATCGCGTGGTAAGCAAGTGCATGCACTTGCGATTAAAACAGGTTTTGATACGTGTGTTTATGTGGGTAATGCTTTGATTGCAATGTACTCGAGAAATAGCTCAATGGGTGTTAACCATAGTGAGGCTTGGAAGGTTTTCAATGATATGGAATTCCATAATCTTGTTTCGTGGAATACGGTAATAGCATTGTTTCAAATGTGTGGACAAGGTGATAAGGCGATGAGGTTTTTCTCCGTAATGCATCGTGATGGTTTGGGGTTTGATCGTGCCACTCTTGTTAGTgtactttcttctttcttaggaatggatgaaattgatttttcctgGGGTCTTCAAAGTTGCTTCCAGTTGCATTGTGTTACTGTGAAAACCGGGCTTATACTAGATGTTGGGATTGTTACTGCTTTGGTGAAAGCTTATTCAATTCTTCGAGGAGAGGTTAGTGATTGTTATAAATTATTTCTGGAAACAAATGGATGTCAAGATCTCGTGTTGTGGACTGAAATAATTGTGGCGTTTTCAGAAAGAGATCCTGAGAAAGCTATTCTCCTTTTTGGTCAGTTGCACCGAGAGGGGTTAAGTCTAGATAGTTATGCTTTTTCTATTGCACTGAAAGCTTGTGCAGGACTCGTGACAGATAGAAATGCCTTGATGGTGCACTGTGAAGTGATTAAATCTGGTtatgtggatgttgtagtgctTGGAAATGCATTAATTCATGCATATGCAAGGTGTGGCTCAATATCTCAGGCCAATCAGGTTTTCGAGGAGATGAGATACAGAGATATAGTGTCATGGAATTCGATGTTGAAGGCTTATGCATTGCATGGCAAAGCAAATGAAGCATTGGGTCTTTTTGGTAAAATGGATGTGAAATCTGATGCGACCACTTTTGTTGCTCTGCTCTCAGCTTGCAGCCATGCTGGAATGGTGGAAGAAGGGATTCAAATTTTCGATTCTATGTTTGAAAAACACGGTATTGTTCCTCAACTTGATCATTATGCATGTAtaattgatattgttggccgAGCAGGTCATATTTTTCAGGCtgagaaaataataaaagaaatgcCGATGCAACCAGATTATGTGGTGTGGAGTGCATTTCTTGGAGCATGCCGCAAACATCGTGAATCTGGGCTGGCCCACATAGCCGCATCTAGGTTGAAGGATTTAGATCCAGGAAATTCATTAGGATATGTACTCATGTCAAATGTGTACTGCTCAGCCCATAGCTTCAATGAAGCAGGTCATCttaggaagcaaatgagaaggCTCGGTGTTACAAAGCAGCCCGGATTGAGCTGGACAGAAGTTGGGGGTTTGGTGCATGAGTTTGCTTCTGGAGGCCTGCAACATCCAGACAGGAAAGCTATATATACTAAGCTGGAGGACTTTGTGAAAGAACTCAAACATATTGGTTACATTCCCGAGACAACTTCATCTTTACATGACATTGAAGAAGAACAGAAAGAAGAGCAATTATATTATCACAGTGAGAAGCTTGCACTGATATATGCTTTGCTAGATGCTAGTAGATCTCCTTCCAGCTGCTCTGCCATTAAGATTATAAAGAACATCCGTATTTGTTTGGACTGCCACAACTTTATGAAGTTATCATCAAAGCTAATAGAGAGGGAAATTGTTGTGAGAGATTCAAACCGTTTCCATCATTTTAAGAATGGGGCCTGCTCTTGCAATGATTACTGGTAG